The following are from one region of the Ptychodera flava strain L36383 chromosome 15, AS_Pfla_20210202, whole genome shotgun sequence genome:
- the LOC139151434 gene encoding histone H2B, sperm-like, producing MPPKAVPSSKKGEKKAGKAKSSGLPRLDKKRRKKRTESYATYIYKVLKQVHPDVGISSKAMSIMNSFVNDIFERIATEAARLSLINKRSTITSREIQTAVRLLLPGELSKHAVSEGTKAVTKYTSSS from the exons ATGCCACCCAAAGCCGTTCCGAGCAGCAAGAAGGGAGAGAAGAAAGCCGGCAAGGCAAAGTCCTCGGGACTCCCTCGTCTTGACAAGAAGAGGAGGAAGAAAAGAACTGAAAGCTATGCTACGTACATTTACAAAGTATTGAAACAG GTCCACCCTGACGTCGGCATTTCCAGCAAAGCCATGTCAATCATGAACAGCTTCGTCAACGACATCTTCGAACGAATAGCAACTGAGGCCGCTCGGCTGTCTCTCATCAACAAGCGATCCACCATCACCAGCCGAGAGATCCAGACCGCCGTCCGCCTTCTACTCCCCGGTGAGCTGTCGAAACACGCCGTCAGTGAAGGGACGAAAGCCGTGACCAAATACACTAGTAGTTCGTAA
- the LOC139151446 gene encoding histone H2A, translating into MSGRGKGGKVKGKAKTRSSRAGLQFPVGRVHRYLRKGNYAERVGAGAPVYLAAVLEYLAAEILELAGNAARDNKKTRIIPRHLQLAVRNDEELNKLLSGVTIAQGGVLPNIQAVLLPKKTQVKSK; encoded by the coding sequence ATGTCTGGCCGTGGCAAAGGAGGTAAAGTGAAAGGCAAAGCGAAGACCAGGTCTAGCCGAGCAGGACTACAGTTTCCCGTTGGTCGTGTCCATCGCTACCTCCGAAAGGGGAACTATGCCGAACGTGTCGGGGCCGGTGCTCCAGTGTATTTGGCAGCGGTGCTCGAATATCTGGCTGCTGAAATCCTTGAATTGGCTGGCAATGCTGCGAGGGACAACAAAAAGACTAGAATCATCCCCAGGCATCTGCAACTTGCCGTTCGCAACGACGAAGAACTGAACAAACTGTTGTCCGGTGTAACCATCGCCCAAGGTGGCGTGTTGCCCAATATCCAGGCTGTACTGCTTCCGAAGAAGACCCAAGTGAAATCAAAGTAA